From Salinirubellus salinus, the proteins below share one genomic window:
- a CDS encoding MutS-related protein — translation MDLEAIPGVGSKTADRLRELDDPEAALDAGDVATIARAPGISEGRAARIARAAIRARHGDDGTFLGTDRSREIYRSALSLLQERAVTDYAARRLETLYPSASESRIEEVRTFAEAAAERDPDPAVLEALEGVEPLEPARDVRVRDRCLATGDAETYSRARNAVPELSVELVEDARGLAELARGYSTVVALDERFLGVEVEGDVRVEPEALADPLSVVPERALDFFARNRDRLRAAAAVARAADLDTDCDLDALEAALAGLEGDGTVAGDDELDALERAVDDLDAAVSVAESVANDRLREAIEERDVTIEGADLLSLVEQGAGVDSLLRRELSDEFAAAVEAAREHLVDALGVPDHESLVRQAFGDEPTFPVEADDRVVSRLREQLTAERDRRAARLKRELAESLADLRDPAADLVDAALELDVELAVSRFARDFECTMPEFGDEGFEIEGGRSPLLDVAFADVDPVDYGVGGVALLSGVNSGGKTSTLDLVALVVVLAHMGLPVPAEAARTERFESVHYQAKSQGTLDAGAFESTLREFGGLATGDARRLVLVDELESITEPGASAVIIAGILESLAESDSTAVFVSHLAGEIRDACSIDVTVDGIEAVGLEAGELVVNRSPRKDHLARSTPELIVEKLATDPDGDGAFYERLLEKFGGNRRPAQSD, via the coding sequence ATGGACCTCGAGGCCATCCCCGGCGTCGGGTCGAAGACCGCCGACCGCCTCCGCGAGCTGGACGACCCGGAAGCGGCCCTCGACGCCGGCGACGTGGCGACCATCGCCCGCGCACCGGGCATCAGCGAGGGCCGGGCGGCCCGTATCGCTCGGGCTGCAATCCGGGCCCGCCACGGCGACGATGGCACCTTCCTCGGGACCGACCGCTCCCGGGAGATCTACCGGTCGGCCCTCTCGCTGCTGCAGGAGCGTGCGGTCACCGACTACGCCGCGAGACGCCTCGAGACGCTCTATCCCTCGGCCAGCGAGTCGCGCATCGAGGAGGTCCGGACGTTCGCCGAGGCCGCGGCCGAGCGCGACCCCGACCCCGCCGTGCTGGAGGCGCTCGAGGGGGTCGAACCGCTCGAACCCGCCCGCGACGTGCGGGTCCGCGACCGCTGTCTCGCGACGGGTGACGCCGAGACGTACTCCCGTGCCCGGAACGCCGTCCCCGAACTCTCCGTCGAACTCGTGGAGGACGCCCGCGGCCTCGCCGAGCTGGCACGGGGGTACTCGACCGTCGTCGCGCTGGATGAGCGGTTCCTCGGCGTGGAGGTGGAGGGCGACGTGCGCGTCGAACCCGAGGCGCTGGCGGACCCGCTCTCGGTGGTGCCCGAGCGAGCACTGGACTTCTTCGCGCGCAACCGCGACCGACTGCGAGCGGCCGCGGCCGTCGCGCGGGCGGCCGACCTCGACACCGACTGTGACCTCGACGCGCTGGAGGCGGCGCTGGCGGGGCTGGAGGGCGACGGGACCGTCGCCGGCGACGACGAGCTGGACGCACTCGAACGGGCGGTCGACGACCTCGACGCCGCGGTGTCGGTGGCCGAGAGCGTCGCGAACGACCGCCTCCGCGAGGCCATCGAGGAGCGCGACGTGACTATCGAAGGGGCGGACCTGCTCTCGCTGGTGGAGCAGGGCGCGGGCGTCGACTCCCTGCTCCGCCGGGAACTGAGCGACGAGTTCGCCGCGGCCGTCGAGGCGGCCCGCGAGCACCTCGTCGACGCGCTGGGCGTGCCCGACCACGAGTCGCTGGTGCGACAGGCGTTCGGCGACGAGCCGACGTTCCCCGTCGAGGCGGACGACCGGGTGGTCTCCCGGCTGCGCGAGCAGCTCACCGCCGAGCGTGACCGGCGGGCCGCGCGCCTGAAACGGGAACTCGCCGAGTCGCTGGCCGACCTGCGGGACCCCGCGGCGGACCTCGTGGACGCGGCGCTCGAACTCGACGTGGAACTGGCCGTCTCGCGGTTCGCCCGCGACTTCGAGTGCACGATGCCCGAGTTCGGCGACGAGGGGTTCGAGATCGAGGGCGGTCGCTCGCCGTTGCTGGACGTGGCGTTCGCGGACGTGGACCCGGTCGACTACGGCGTTGGCGGGGTGGCGCTCCTGTCGGGCGTGAACTCGGGAGGCAAGACCTCCACCCTCGACCTCGTCGCGCTCGTCGTCGTCCTCGCGCACATGGGCCTGCCCGTCCCGGCCGAGGCCGCCCGCACGGAGCGGTTCGAGTCGGTCCACTACCAGGCCAAGTCACAGGGAACACTCGACGCGGGCGCGTTCGAGTCGACGCTCCGGGAGTTCGGTGGGCTGGCGACCGGCGACGCCCGGCGACTCGTCCTCGTCGACGAGCTGGAGTCGATAACCGAACCGGGCGCGAGCGCGGTCATCATCGCAGGTATCCTGGAGTCGCTCGCGGAGTCGGACTCGACGGCGGTGTTCGTCTCGCACCTCGCGGGCGAGATCCGCGACGCCTGCAGTATCGACGTGACCGTCGACGGCATCGAGGCGGTCGGACTGGAGGCGGGAGAACTCGTGGTGAACCGTTCGCCCCGGAAGGACCACCTCGCCCGGTCGACGCCGGAGCTCATCGTGGAGAAACTGGCGACCGACCCCGACGGTGACGGGGCGTTCTACGAACGGTTGCTGGAGAAGTTCGGCGGGAACCGCCGGCCCGCCCAGTCGGACTGA